A single region of the Paraburkholderia megapolitana genome encodes:
- a CDS encoding M48 family metalloprotease yields the protein MDSYAPDRSALVPLAYHATVVDYLRRNEPEVWRWASARTGSAEQREELRSMLLRDTYRLDAEAHADVHAALEQAMKRLGIEARATLYQSPGQAMNASLFYVPDEVHIIVQGPLLERLSTEELTAVLGHELAHYLLWSRDDGQFLVVDRILNDALAAPGSSSSHRETYRRYALHTELFADRGGAVAAGAVAPAVSTLVKVQTGINSVDAAAYLRQAEEIESHEAGASAAHTHPETFIRARALALWWEQAENLDSWIETRLHGPLGLERLDLPGQARLQQLTRGFLAHYLAGTPLASDAVQAQLRMLFPDWQDNEPVVGPDAFADDIADESIRDYLNALMMDLALADPDQQEVALLRAGKVARGLGSFDALQNNLRRDAGFSKRDLERYRRQLDAEIRA from the coding sequence ATGGACTCTTACGCCCCGGACCGCAGTGCGCTCGTACCGCTCGCCTATCACGCAACGGTGGTCGACTACCTGCGCCGCAACGAACCGGAGGTCTGGCGCTGGGCTAGTGCCCGCACCGGTTCCGCCGAGCAGCGCGAAGAATTGCGCTCGATGTTGTTGCGTGACACCTATCGCCTCGACGCCGAGGCTCATGCCGACGTGCATGCGGCGCTGGAGCAAGCCATGAAGCGGCTTGGCATCGAGGCCCGAGCAACGCTTTATCAGTCGCCTGGGCAAGCGATGAACGCGTCGCTCTTCTATGTGCCTGACGAAGTGCACATCATCGTGCAAGGGCCGTTGCTGGAGCGTTTGTCGACGGAGGAATTGACGGCGGTACTCGGTCATGAGCTTGCGCATTACCTGTTGTGGTCGCGCGACGACGGTCAGTTCCTGGTGGTCGATCGAATCCTCAACGATGCGTTGGCCGCCCCTGGCAGCAGCAGTAGTCATCGCGAGACATATCGGCGTTATGCCCTGCATACCGAACTGTTTGCCGACCGGGGCGGCGCGGTGGCGGCGGGCGCGGTGGCTCCGGCGGTGTCGACGCTAGTCAAGGTCCAGACGGGCATCAACAGCGTCGATGCGGCGGCGTACCTGCGCCAGGCCGAGGAAATCGAGTCGCATGAAGCCGGGGCAAGCGCGGCGCACACCCATCCGGAGACCTTCATCCGGGCGCGAGCGTTGGCGCTGTGGTGGGAGCAGGCAGAAAACCTCGACTCATGGATCGAGACCCGTCTGCATGGTCCGTTGGGACTGGAGCGGCTCGACCTGCCAGGACAAGCGCGGCTGCAGCAGTTGACGCGCGGTTTCCTGGCACATTACCTGGCCGGTACCCCGTTGGCGAGCGACGCGGTGCAGGCTCAGTTGCGCATGCTGTTCCCCGACTGGCAGGACAATGAGCCTGTCGTCGGTCCCGATGCGTTCGCCGATGATATCGCCGACGAAAGCATCCGTGACTACCTCAACGCGCTGATGATGGATCTCGCTCTGGCAGACCCCGACCAGCAGGAGGTGGCGTTGCTCCGGGCGGGGAAGGTGGCGAGGGGGCTCGGTAGCTTCGACGCCTTGCAGAACAATCTTCGTCGTGACGCGGGTTTCAGCAAACGGGACCTTGAACGCTACCGTCGCCAGCTGGACGCGGAGATCCGGGCATGA
- a CDS encoding EAL and HDOD domain-containing protein → MNTIAAEDPRRQAVPGMTGSIEEQVYFARQPLLDRDAMLCGYELKARAAQPGDADLHATAIPIPDRLVGVHPVVRAAIQPAVRAALVGHIGYLDVTREMLFDESFAMLPTERFLLELPPDIAVDNQLIARIVTLHARRYRFVLDGVVQADHTFAQLLPYAEAVKIDFTGIASAMLPKLVAALRSAGKILIASGIDTQADFEAAFKLDFDRFQGYFFARPQASSARRVSAPRHALLNLLHLLGSEPTVAQLETELKLNPVLVMHLMRLANASSFASGRKVTTLRDAINATGTDRIARWTQLLLYADGRKVALENDPLLQLAATRARFMELAIAHLPAAGRDEADAAFLTGVFSFVDAVFGGSLEGTLNVLTLARPIRAAILTRDGVLGTLLSAIEALERGAWAELDALCVQLAPLTVARIAAFALEAAAWAGVADRNAEASGLERFED, encoded by the coding sequence ATGAATACGATCGCGGCCGAAGATCCGCGCCGTCAAGCCGTGCCGGGCATGACGGGCAGTATCGAAGAGCAGGTTTATTTTGCGCGTCAGCCGTTGCTCGATCGCGATGCGATGCTGTGCGGTTACGAACTGAAAGCCCGCGCGGCGCAACCAGGCGATGCCGATCTCCATGCCACCGCCATTCCCATACCCGACCGGCTCGTGGGCGTGCACCCGGTTGTGCGCGCAGCGATCCAGCCGGCCGTGCGCGCCGCGCTCGTTGGGCACATCGGCTACCTCGACGTTACGCGCGAGATGCTGTTCGACGAGTCGTTTGCCATGCTGCCCACCGAGCGCTTTCTGCTCGAACTGCCACCCGACATCGCCGTCGACAATCAACTGATCGCGCGCATCGTCACGCTGCATGCGCGGCGCTACCGCTTCGTGCTCGATGGGGTGGTGCAGGCCGATCATACGTTCGCGCAATTGCTGCCTTACGCCGAGGCCGTCAAGATCGATTTCACCGGTATTGCGAGTGCGATGCTGCCGAAGCTCGTAGCAGCGCTAAGGTCGGCGGGAAAGATACTGATCGCATCGGGCATCGATACGCAGGCCGATTTTGAGGCGGCGTTCAAGCTCGATTTCGACCGCTTTCAGGGCTATTTCTTTGCACGTCCGCAGGCTTCGTCGGCGCGGCGTGTGAGCGCGCCGCGCCACGCGTTGCTCAATCTGCTGCATCTGCTCGGCTCGGAGCCGACCGTCGCGCAGCTCGAAACCGAACTGAAGCTGAACCCGGTGCTCGTGATGCACCTGATGCGGCTCGCCAACGCGAGCAGTTTTGCTAGCGGTCGCAAGGTGACGACGTTGCGCGACGCGATCAATGCGACCGGGACCGACCGTATCGCTCGCTGGACGCAATTGCTCTTGTATGCGGACGGTCGCAAGGTCGCACTCGAAAACGACCCGCTGCTACAGCTTGCGGCGACGCGCGCGCGTTTCATGGAACTCGCCATCGCGCATCTGCCGGCTGCGGGTCGCGATGAAGCGGACGCGGCGTTTCTGACGGGCGTGTTTTCGTTTGTCGATGCGGTGTTCGGCGGGTCGCTCGAAGGGACGCTCAATGTACTGACGTTGGCGCGGCCGATCCGCGCGGCGATCCTGACACGCGATGGCGTGCTTGGCACGCTGCTGTCGGCGATCGAAGCGCTCGAGCGCGGCGCGTGGGCGGAACTTGACGCGCTCTGTGTGCAGCTTGCGCCGTTGACGGTTGCGCGGATCGCGGCGTTTGCACTCGAAGCGGCGGCGTGGGCCGGGGTGGCCGATCGCAACGCGGAAGCGTCGGGGCTGGAGCGGTTTGAGGATTGA
- the pdxR gene encoding MocR-like pyridoxine biosynthesis transcription factor PdxR, whose protein sequence is MNTQHNYLDVLQLDRGRRVPLHRQIYERMRSAIEQRMLQPGDRVASARALASELGVARSTVEAAYQQLTGEGYLVARGQAGTVVSAHLPPPVSHAVGPRTVDRRSRKHSSASPNALPQGTAPPPFQLGTPALDAFPRKLWTRLAARRLRMTSTADMFYGDPCGYGPLRQAIATYLLVSRGIACRPEQVFVTAGYRASLAFVVRTLLKPGERVWTEYPCYPPTRDVLEHAGNRPVAVPVDSEGMLVAHGIRHAPKARMAVVTPSHQAPLGVSLTLPRRLQLLDWASRTNAWIVEDDYDGEYRYSGAPLPALKSLDAHDRVIYAGSFSKTLYPGLALGYLVVPERLIDTCNEAARTWSNGCPQITQATVADFMSVGHFSRHLKKMRLLYARRRAMLVAGLAAAFGEKVRVDLTSGGMHLIARFTSRTGDRELARRAQQAGLNAQPLSGRYAARHSHSDKGLLLGFTNIASAEEAMRLCMRLRDALKG, encoded by the coding sequence ATGAATACGCAGCATAACTACCTCGATGTTCTTCAGCTCGATCGCGGCCGGCGTGTGCCGCTGCATCGGCAGATCTACGAACGCATGCGCAGTGCTATCGAGCAGCGCATGCTGCAACCTGGCGACCGGGTCGCGTCGGCCCGCGCGCTCGCGAGCGAACTCGGCGTGGCGCGCAGCACCGTCGAGGCTGCTTACCAGCAACTGACGGGTGAAGGCTATCTGGTCGCGCGCGGCCAGGCCGGTACCGTCGTCTCGGCGCACCTTCCGCCGCCGGTGTCGCACGCAGTGGGACCGCGTACGGTCGACCGGCGCTCTCGCAAGCATTCAAGTGCGTCCCCAAACGCATTGCCGCAGGGCACCGCCCCGCCACCGTTCCAGCTCGGCACCCCTGCCCTCGATGCGTTCCCGCGCAAGCTATGGACACGCCTTGCCGCACGCCGGCTACGCATGACCTCCACCGCCGATATGTTCTACGGCGACCCATGCGGCTACGGCCCGCTGCGCCAGGCAATCGCAACCTATCTGCTCGTGTCGCGCGGCATCGCATGCAGACCGGAGCAGGTGTTCGTGACAGCGGGCTACCGGGCGTCGCTGGCATTCGTCGTGCGTACTCTGCTGAAGCCGGGCGAGCGCGTCTGGACCGAATATCCGTGCTATCCGCCCACACGCGACGTACTCGAACACGCGGGTAACCGTCCGGTCGCAGTACCCGTCGATAGCGAAGGAATGCTCGTCGCGCACGGCATCCGTCACGCGCCGAAAGCGCGTATGGCTGTCGTCACGCCATCGCATCAGGCGCCGCTCGGCGTGTCGCTGACGCTGCCGCGACGTTTGCAGTTACTCGACTGGGCATCGCGTACGAACGCGTGGATCGTGGAGGATGATTACGACGGCGAGTATCGCTACAGCGGTGCGCCGCTGCCCGCGCTCAAGAGTCTCGATGCGCACGATCGCGTGATCTACGCGGGCAGTTTTTCGAAGACGCTCTACCCTGGTCTCGCGCTCGGCTATCTCGTGGTACCGGAACGGCTTATCGATACGTGCAATGAGGCTGCGCGGACGTGGTCGAACGGTTGCCCGCAGATAACACAAGCTACCGTTGCCGATTTCATGTCGGTGGGTCATTTCTCGCGGCATCTGAAGAAGATGCGGCTGCTGTATGCGCGACGCCGGGCAATGCTCGTGGCGGGACTCGCGGCGGCGTTCGGCGAAAAGGTTCGTGTCGATCTCACGAGCGGCGGCATGCATCTGATCGCGCGCTTTACATCGCGCACCGGCGATCGGGAACTCGCGCGACGTGCACAGCAGGCTGGGTTGAACGCTCAGCCGCTATCGGGTCGTTACGCCGCGCGGCATAGCCATAGCGATAAGGGGCTCTTGCTGGGTTTCACGAACATCGCTTCCGCCGAAGAGGCAATGCGATTGTGTATGCGTTTGCGCGACGCGCTAAAGGGATAG
- a CDS encoding NAD-dependent epimerase/dehydratase family protein — MTDTTTNAAGERIFLAGATGAIGRMLVPLLTRAGYTVYGSTRRAERSAALDALGAVPVVVDVFDAAALRAAVQRVAPTVVIHQLTDLPAGLDPQQMADAVVRNARIRSEGTRNLVDAAVAAGCARMVAQSIAWAYAPGAQPYTEAQPLDLEAQGARSVSVIGVAALERCVLDTPGLHGAVLRYGQLYGPGTGAASATGASPVHVEAAAWAALLAVQHAAHGAFNVTEDNDVVSNARVRRELGWEPGLRLSAEAM, encoded by the coding sequence ATGACAGATACGACAACAAACGCAGCCGGCGAGCGGATCTTTCTGGCCGGCGCAACCGGCGCCATTGGACGCATGCTGGTGCCGCTGCTGACGCGTGCGGGCTATACGGTGTACGGCAGCACCCGGCGCGCGGAACGATCGGCGGCGCTCGACGCGCTGGGCGCGGTTCCGGTCGTCGTCGACGTGTTCGACGCGGCGGCGTTGCGCGCGGCGGTGCAGCGCGTCGCGCCGACCGTCGTGATTCATCAGCTGACCGATTTGCCGGCGGGTCTCGATCCGCAACAGATGGCCGATGCCGTGGTCCGCAACGCGCGGATACGCAGCGAGGGCACGCGCAATCTGGTCGATGCGGCTGTAGCGGCCGGTTGTGCACGCATGGTCGCGCAGAGCATCGCATGGGCTTATGCGCCTGGCGCGCAGCCCTACACCGAAGCACAACCGCTCGATCTCGAGGCGCAAGGTGCGCGTAGCGTGAGCGTGATTGGTGTGGCGGCGCTCGAACGGTGCGTGCTCGATACGCCCGGGCTGCATGGCGCGGTGCTGCGCTATGGGCAGTTGTACGGACCGGGAACCGGTGCCGCGAGCGCGACTGGCGCGAGTCCGGTGCATGTGGAAGCGGCTGCGTGGGCGGCGCTGCTGGCCGTGCAGCATGCGGCGCACGGCGCGTTCAATGTGACTGAAGACAATGACGTGGTCAGCAATGCGCGTGTGCGACGTGAGTTGGGTTGGGAACCTGGTCTGCGTCTGTCGGCAGAGGCGATGTGA
- a CDS encoding cupin domain-containing protein, with translation MSRRVAWSRVASAALVLMPLVVTLQHAGSGAGSVEQWLSDICSASDQPMFSSAPALVQPGAASRPVTHVKVLSCEPLPDVPGKSVTTAVVDFPPLALSGPHRHPGSVTAFVLEGTVRSQMEGAAAIDYRSGATWFEAPRALHLLAENPDPVRPAKLLAVFVTDGGVGRW, from the coding sequence ATGTCCCGTCGCGTTGCATGGTCGCGCGTGGCGAGCGCGGCGCTGGTGTTGATGCCGTTGGTGGTGACGCTCCAGCATGCCGGCAGCGGGGCGGGTTCCGTCGAGCAATGGCTGAGCGACATCTGCAGTGCGAGCGATCAACCGATGTTTTCTAGTGCGCCTGCTCTTGTGCAACCCGGTGCTGCCAGCCGGCCGGTTACCCACGTCAAGGTGCTGTCGTGCGAACCGTTGCCGGATGTGCCGGGCAAGTCCGTGACGACAGCAGTGGTCGATTTTCCGCCGCTGGCGTTGTCGGGCCCGCATCGGCATCCGGGATCGGTGACGGCGTTCGTGCTGGAGGGGACGGTTCGTTCGCAGATGGAAGGTGCTGCTGCAATCGATTACCGCAGTGGCGCGACGTGGTTCGAAGCGCCGCGTGCGTTGCATCTGCTTGCGGAGAATCCGGATCCGGTGCGGCCAGCGAAGTTGCTGGCTGTGTTTGTGACGGATGGGGGTGTGGGGCGTTGGTGA